Part of the Tribolium castaneum strain GA2 chromosome 4, icTriCast1.1, whole genome shotgun sequence genome is shown below.
GACCTCCGAATGACAGAGGAATTCTTTCGCGTCGTAAAAGATATGTGGCTTTCCCGGATGGATCCACGTTGATTGTAAGTTTTTCCCCTTTTCCTACCTGAAATTACGGAGGGGGTTGCAGTGGGCGTTTTGTATGACGGCGCAAACGATTATTCCCGGCGGAATTTTCACCGAAGGGGTGAATTACGGCGTCTCCTACGATTTGCCTAATCGAACCACATTTCGGGAATATTTCGacgacaagaaaaattttatcttgcGGAGGAGACACAGGCGGGATTTGTACAGCAAGGCTGAAGTTATAATGGACTCGTAAGTGGGACATACGTGCGGGTTAAGGGCCTTAGGGGCGGCCGTTACGTGCTTTTGGAATAATGTCGGCGAAATCTTTGTTTTAGCTGAACaatttgttgtgtttttagcATGGGCTTCGACGGCAGGACGTGCATCTACCGTGCTTTGTGCGAAGCTGCTCGGATAGCTCGCAAAGGCTCCACTCTATCAGAACAATTGATCCGTCTTGTGTTCAAGTAAGTCATTTAGTATCGAGTTGAAAATTAAAGTGATTGCCAGCGATTTCCTCTTTAAGCGAGAAGATAATTAATCGGTATTGATTGATAGGTTTCCGGGACAGACCATATCGGCATTCGAGCCTGAAGAGCATCGCTTATATCATTCAGCTTATCGACGGGCACGACAAAACAAGCAACAGGATTGTGCCGACATGTTTCCAGCTTGTACGATATCGCTTGTGGATCTTGCGCTGGGATATTACAACGATTATGCACAGGAAGCTCATCAGCTCGCATCAAACGCcgatttatgattttttgtcACCACCCCAacaagttaataaaattttaaaaaaactcccGTGTTTTAATTTCATGAGTCCCATCAATAACTATCAATAactatatttttgagaaataatttGGCTGTggatttggaaaataaaaaaataattataaaattccaAGAAAGAACTTTATGGCTGTAGTGTAGAAAATACTCAATGAAgccaaattattgttttctatcacaactTTGAGGTAATAACAAGCTGAGGAATTTAGTTGCAAATTGGGATTTTTGTGCCGTCTTTGACGTGCGATGACAAACCCGGCTCTTATTTATTCTCCCAATTATCGTGAGCGCAAGAAAATAACCGTTTTCTCGCGTTCCCGCATGGTTATTGACTGGAGGATGGCAGCGGCTTCGAGCCTATTTCGATTCATCATAATCGTAATTTTTACGAGCTTGGTCTCCTCTAACGAGCTTTTATCTCGTAAAAAGCGATATCTCGTGTTTCCCGAAGGCTCGAGTTTATCCGTACGTATTTAGtaaatttagcttaatttgaaatttccaTTTTATCTCGTTCCATTAtccgaatttaattttcagatCGCAATATGCATGACTGCTCAAACGGGAATAACTCCAGGTGAAATATTCACTGAAGGTATAAACTGGGGCATCTCGTACGAACTCCCAAATGACACGAAACCATTTAAAGAACTCTTGGATAAACCGAAGGAAGTGATGCAGAGGCGGCATCGCCGCGAACTTTACACGAAAATAGAAACCATAATGCGATcgtaagtaaatttttatgtaaactcTGAGAGATAACTTGCTTGCGACAGAATGGGCTACAATGGACGCGATTGTGTTTTGAGAGCTTTGTGCGAGGCTTCTCGGCTAAAACCTAAGGGGGAGAGTCTCGTCGATGAAATTTTACGAATAGTGTTCAGGTCAGAGGGCACCGATAACTGGTATTTTATAATGTTGGTATTGCGTTTTTAGATATCCGGAGTATAATATAGGAGACGAGGGGAGCCAAGTTCAATATAATACACCGGCgaaaaaacgaatcaaattcAAGGAGGAATGTTGCGAGTTGTTTCCTGGTTGCCCTTTCTCACTGATTGATCTCGCCCTCGGCTATTACTCCACTTTCAATCATTTTGATTTGTGATAACACACAATGtagcaattatttaaataaacaaagttCCGTTAGCTAACTGTGAGTTATTATCTCCGAGAGCTGTGAACTTAAAGTCGGCTCATTTGCATAATCGCGTTTGAAGATGTTCTCCAACAAACTAACTTTCCTCCTAATTTTGAACGTGTTGATTGGAAAATTCACGGAGTCAAGTCGGGGAAAAAGGACCTTGATTTGGGAGCCGGGAAATAGCAGATTACAAGTCAgtacacaattttatttaaacttttagtcattttttgcGTTAGATTATTACAGGGATTGGTGTCCCCCTGGACCTCCAATTAGAAACCGTAATCATCGGCTGGATAATTAAAGGCTACTATCGATTGCCCTCCAACGTGTCTGATATCAAACCTTTCGGGAATATTTACTACGAGAGAAAGAAACGGTCACTTTCCAGATGGGATATTTATGATCTTTTGGCTCAGATGTGGCAAAtgtgtgatttatttttgttatttttgcggTAATTTATCAAAGGGTTTTTGTTGTAGGCGTGGATTTGGCGGTAAATCTTGCATATTGAGGGCCATTTGTGAATTATCGCATAGTCCGCTTGATAGAAATTATGGACTTTTTGATGAATTGATGCACGTGGTTTTCAGGTGATTGCGTCCTGAAACTGAAGTTTGATtaatgtgtaattttttggttgtAGTCCAAGTACGACGAAGGAAAAAGTTCGATCACATAGCGATAATGAATATTATGCTGCTCAGAAGCTGGGGAGGAACTCGGGCGAGTCCTGCAAGGCGAAATTCGATGATTGTGCACACAATTTATTGGATATATTTACtgtctaaaaatatttctgtatAATAAAGAGTTATCAATAAAATCTATTTATTAACCACAgctttgattattattatctacTAAATACGAGAAATTTACAGAAATGCGGAatataaaagtcaaaaattttaaaattaactttaGGGCCagttaaaaaacttttattatgaTTTACGGTAAGTACAAGGTAATTGTGAAGAGATTCTTAAgcagataattaaaaatatttttataacatcatttttgaaattagcTTTAAGAACTTTGTATAAACAATCAAGCTGTctagttataaatttaattaagcttAAACCTGAAACGTCAAGTCGGATTTAAAATTGAACTATTTAGTCAAGCcacaaatgaaattaatttctcTGGACATAGCTCAAATTGTTTTTCACAAacaagtttaatttaaaataaatcaaagttgagttatttttaattgatctcagtgtaaataatgtaaatatattttcaaacacaaataacaataaaagtatCAAAACGTTGCGACaaaattaatagttttatttcCCTTGTTCTATATCCTATCTTCgatgaaattaaacaaaaagatatttttatcacaaataataattattaaaattaaccaattaaaaaacttttatttatagctATCTCTCAGAAGTATTAACACAATTTaacttaaatatttacattgtCTATTATTCCGATAATCCAGATTAAAATATCTATCAATAATTTGTCACAGAACTGCCAAAAAGCattcaaaaaatgttgttaacactacatttttgttgtttatagACACTTACCTAACTATTTCtgaattaattgaaaattttctgCCTTTTACTCTCCTTCTTTGATGTCGCATCTAACTCTGAGATGGAAAAATCCGAAACCCAATATTTGTGTGAAAAGGTGACACTCCTTGTTCTCTGGACTAATTTTAATATCTAAATGTTGGATCACAAATTAGTAACAGTCTGATCTACATAACAGTTATTTAAATTCTCCCTGAGACAGTTTCGGAATTTATTAGTCAGTCTTTTCCAAAATGTTTAACATTGtctcaattttaattattttgcaattattatcGATAACTTCGGCCCAATTTTTGAGATACCAAGCCTTGAGTCGCGAAAAACGTACTTTAATTTGGCCAAAGGGCACCGGAGTGGTCCAAGtagttaccaatttttttttataaaaaaatatgttcacTTCTCTCAAGGCAATTGCAGGTTTTGGTATTCCAGTCCATTTGAAAGAAGAAACTGTAATAGTTGGTACAGTCTTCAAAGCTACGTATCACGTCCCTGAAAATGTCACTGAATTAAAAGCTCCTTACGTTACTTACGAGCGGAGAAAACGGTCAGCGACTCGATGGgacatttacaatttattgtCACAAGCTTTCGAAATGTGAGTCCCACCTTTGGAGTAATTGAATTGtataaatttggttttaagGCGCGGCTTTGACGGCAAAGCTTGCATCCTGCGAGCCATCTGTGAGGTCGCTCATACGCCTCTGCAGAAAAATTACGGATTTTTCCACGAGTTGATTCACACAATTTTCACGTAAGAAAATTCTTGCCCTTTTTCAGATAATAAGAATTCGCGATTGTAGCCCGAGCAGCACTAATGAAAGGGTTAAATTGAACGCTGATAACGAATATTACGCTGCACAATTGATCGGGGAGGAAAGAGGAAATTGCGGGAAAGTTTTTCACGACTGTGGCACAAGCTTATTAGATATGATCACAATTTATGGCAACGTGTAGCgctgtatttttgaaaatataaaatcaaCAAGTGTGTAGCGGAtcaattgtgttattttgtttGCTCTTGATGGTATAATTGAGACATCAACAGTTGACACTTGGAAACGTCGACCTTACACCTAATCCAATATTTAGTTAGTGAGACATTtccacaataaaaatttactgattTGATTAAGCTTTCAATAAGACTCAAATTGGAAATGCAAGTATTCGGGTCATTTA
Proteins encoded:
- the LOC103315062 gene encoding uncharacterized protein LOC103315062, which translates into the protein MFSNKLTFLLILNVLIGKFTESSRGKRTLIWEPGNSRLQIITGIGVPLDLQLETVIIGWIIKGYYRLPSNVSDIKPFGNIYYERKKRSLSRWDIYDLLAQMWQMRGFGGKSCILRAICELSHSPLDRNYGLFDELMHVVFSPSTTKEKVRSHSDNEYYAAQKLGRNSGESCKAKFDDCAHNLLDIFTV
- the LOC662629 gene encoding uncharacterized protein LOC662629, whose product is MKLWLSCVGVFMLFVPEINSGGPPNDRGILSRRKRYVAFPDGSTLIWAFCMTAQTIIPGGIFTEGVNYGVSYDLPNRTTFREYFDDKKNFILRRRHRRDLYSKAEVIMDSMGFDGRTCIYRALCEAARIARKGSTLSEQLIRLVFKFPGQTISAFEPEEHRLYHSAYRRARQNKQQDCADMFPACTISLVDLALGYYNDYAQEAHQLASNADLKITVFSRSRMVIDWRMAAASSLFRFIIIVIFTSLVSSNELLSRKKRYLVFPEGSSLSIAICMTAQTGITPGEIFTEGINWGISYELPNDTKPFKELLDKPKEVMQRRHRRELYTKIETIMRSMGYNGRDCVLRALCEASRLKPKGESLVDEILRIVFRYPEYNIGDEGSQVQYNTPAKKRIKFKEECCELFPGCPFSLIDLALGYYSTFNHFDL